One Arcobacter sp. FWKO B genomic window, TAATGAAGAACCAGTTTTGATTACCATTTCAACTTTTGTTTGTTGGGAGATACATCCACTAAAAGCTATTAAACTCAAGCCTGTAATTATGATATTGAGTGTTTTTTTTATTTGTTTCATAATGTTTCCTTATTTGTTTTGATTGTTGAGATTTAAAGAAAATGAAATATTTTCATATTCTTTGGCAAATTCTTTTTGTATTAGTTCATTTTCAAATGAGCCATCTTTACTGATTCTGTCAAACATTGAACAGTAACCTTGCCACATCATAAGAGTTTTTGGTAAGAATTTATACCTTATATATCCATTGGATTCTATTTTATGTTCTAGTTGCTTTGGTATAAACTGATTGACAGTAGTTTTCATGATGTTTTTTGCACTGCCATGTAATGCAATATTGTGACTATTGATTTCTTGAAAAGATTTTTTGATAGCATTTGGTAAATCCAACATACCAAGCTTTTGACTCATTTGCTGATCTTGGAGAAGTTGTGTCGCAGATTGTCCTAATTTAACTGGATTGTTTTGAGCTTTTGATAAATTTGTAGGTGTTATTTTTAAATCTTGTTTGATTTTATCTTGAATTTGCAGTGTATTATTTAGCTCATCTAAAGATATCCTTACTATATCGCTAAGCATATGCATTAAATCATCTCTTTTATTTTTTGGTAAGTTTATTACTTCAATATTTAGGCTTTTTTCAATAATTTTTATACTATCTATTAAATCATTATCTGTTATATTTACAGATGGTTTATTTTGATGTGTAAGATGAGTTTTTGTAGAATACCTTGGCAAATCAATATTTTGATATATGAGTTCATCT contains:
- the tagH gene encoding type VI secretion system-associated FHA domain protein TagH; this encodes MELILDIVKSGKIRPKYKSLRFNQCDGVIGRGDKVTYQLQDSNNYISTNHVFIEFKYGKYYLRDESTNGTYLKHPYKKLTRGISHLIGVSEVYVIGDHEIQARFNDSEYTDEYIVNTSNIIQTPEQPTTINELIPDDFLLDDDSLLKGSVEKEDNSEDILDLLDDTKNIDFEDSFLHTNDINHLQTEDELIYQNIDLPRYSTKTHLTHQNKPSVNITDNDLIDSIKIIEKSLNIEVINLPKNKRDDLMHMLSDIVRISLDELNNTLQIQDKIKQDLKITPTNLSKAQNNPVKLGQSATQLLQDQQMSQKLGMLDLPNAIKKSFQEINSHNIALHGSAKNIMKTTVNQFIPKQLEHKIESNGYIRYKFLPKTLMMWQGYCSMFDRISKDGSFENELIQKEFAKEYENISFSLNLNNQNK